The Centroberyx gerrardi isolate f3 chromosome 19, fCenGer3.hap1.cur.20231027, whole genome shotgun sequence genome has a segment encoding these proteins:
- the LOC139923821 gene encoding polyadenylate-binding protein 1A isoform X1, producing the protein MNPSAPSYPMASLYVGDLHQDVTEAMLYEKFSPAGAILSIRVCRDMITRRSLGYAYVNFQQPADAERALDTMNFDVIKGRPVRIMWSQRDPSLRKSGVGNIFIKNLDKSIDNKALYDTFSAFGNILSCKKDAEHLCSPTNREVSHPKQVVCDENGSKGYGFVHFETQEAAERAIEKMNGMLLNDRKVFVGRFKSRKEREAELGARAKEFTNVYIKNFGEDMDDEKLREVFSKYGNAMSIRVMTDDSGKSRGFGFVSFERHEDAQKAVDEMNGKELNGKLIYVGRAQKKVERQTELKRKFEQMKQDRMTRYQGVNLYVKNLDDGIDDERLRKEFTPFGTITSAKVMMEGGRSKGFGFVCFSSPEEATKAVTEMNGRIVATKPLYVALAQRKEERQAHLTNQYMQRMASVRAVPNPVINPYQPAPPSGYFMAAIPQAQNRAAYYPAAGQMAQLRPSPRWATQGVRPQHFQSMPGAMRPSAPRPQTFSTMRPASQVPRMMSTQRVAAQTMGPRPATAAAAAAAPVRGVPQYKYAAGVRNPQQHMTAQPQVAMQQPAVHVQGQEPLTASMLAAAPPQEQKQMLGERLFPLIQNMHPSLAGKITGMLLEIDNSELLHMLESPESLRSKVDEAVAVLQAHQAKEAAQKTVTNSTGVPSV; encoded by the exons ATGAACCCCAGTGCTCCTAGTTACCCCATGGCCTCCCTGTACGTGGGGGATCTGCATCAAGATGTGACTGAAGCCATGCTGTACGAGAAATTCAGCCCTGCCGGAGCTATCCTCTCCATTCGGGTCTGCAGAGACATGATCACACGGCGTTCCCTTGGATACGCCTATGTCAACTTTCAACAACCAGCCGACG CTGAGCGCGCACTGGACACCATGAACTTTGACGTGATCAAGGGGCGGCCTGTGCGCATCATGTGGTCCCAGCGTGACCCCTCGCTGAGAAAGAGCGGCGTGGGAAACATCTTCATCAAGAATCTTGACAAGTCCATCGACAACAAGGCCCTGTACGACACCTTCTCCGCTTTTGGCAACATCCTGTCGTGCAAG AAAGATGCAGAACACCTCTGCTCCCCGACTAACAGAGAAGTCAGCCACCCAAAACAG GTGGTTTGTGACGAGAATGGCTCTAAAGGCTACGGCTTTGTGCACTTTGAGACTCAGGAGGCAGCCGAACGAGCCAttgagaaaatgaatggcaTGTTGCTCAATGACCGAAAAGT ATTCGTGGGTCGCTTCAAATCTCGCAAAGAACGCGAGGCTGAGCTGGGCGCCCGAGCCAAGGAGTTCACTAACGTCTACATTAAGAATTTTGGTGAAGACATGGATGACGAGAAGCTGAGAGAAGTCTTCAGTAAATATG GAAACGCCATGAGTATCCGGGTCATGACGGACGACAGCGGAAAGTCTCGAGGCTTCGGGTTTGTCAGCTTTGAGAGGCACGAAGATGCCCAAAAG gcagtggatgagatgAACGGGAAGGAGTTGAATGGCAAGCTGATCTACGTAGGCCGTGCACAGAAGAAGGTGGAGCGACAGACGGAACTCAAGCGCAAATTTGAGCAAATGAAACAAGACCGCATGACTCGCTACCAG GGTGTCAACTTGTACGTGAAGAATCTGGATGATGGAATTGATGATGAACGCCTGCGAAAGGAGTTCACGCCATTCGGCACCATAACCAGTGCCAAG GTCATGATGGAAGGTGGGCGCAGCAAAGGCTTTGGCTTCGTCTGCTTCTCGTCTCCAGAGGAGGCCACCAAAGCGGTAACAGAAATGAACGGGCGCATCGTAGCCACCAAGCCGTTGTACGTGGCTCTGGCCCAGCGGAAAGAGGAGCGTCAAGCCCACCTGACCAACCAGTACATGCAGCGCATGGCCAGCGTGCGTGCCGTGCCAAACCCAGTCATCAATCCCTACCAGCCAGCTCCTCCCTCGGGCTACTTCATGGCAGCCATACCCCAGGCTCAGAACCGTGCCGCTTACTATCCAGCTGCAGGCCAGATGGCCCAGCTGCGCCCCAGCCCACGCTGGGCCACCCAAGGGGTCCGGCCACAAC acttCCAGAGCATGCCGGGAGCCATGCGTCCCTCAGCCCCACGCCCTCAGACCTTCAGTACCATGAGGCCTGCCTCCCAGGTGCCCCGCATGATGTCCACCCAGCGTGTCG CAGCTCAGACCATGGGCCCCCGTCCAGCCACAGCAGCTGCCGCAGCAGCCGCTCCTGTGCGTGGGGTTCCCCAGTACAAGTATGCCGCGGGGGTCCGCAATCCCCAACAGCATATGACTGCTCAGCCGCAAGTCGCCATGCAGCAG cCGGCGGTTCATGTGCAGGGACAGGAGCCTCTGACAGCCTCCATGCTGGCCGCTGCTCCACCACAGGAACAGAAGCAGATGCTGG GTGAGCGTCTGTTCCCACTGATCCAGAACATGCATCCAAGCCTGGCGGGGAAGATCACCGGCATGCTGCTGGAGATCGACAACTCTGAACTGCTCCACATGCTGGAGTCCCCCGAGTCTCTCCGCTCAAAG GTGGATGAGGCGGTGGCTGTGCTTCAGGCCCACCAGGCCAAGGAGGCTGCGCAGAAGACTGTGACCAATTCAACTGGTGTCCCAAGTGTCTAA
- the LOC139923821 gene encoding polyadenylate-binding protein 1A isoform X3, with protein sequence MNPSAPSYPMASLYVGDLHQDVTEAMLYEKFSPAGAILSIRVCRDMITRRSLGYAYVNFQQPADAERALDTMNFDVIKGRPVRIMWSQRDPSLRKSGVGNIFIKNLDKSIDNKALYDTFSAFGNILSCKVVCDENGSKGYGFVHFETQEAAERAIEKMNGMLLNDRKVFVGRFKSRKEREAELGARAKEFTNVYIKNFGEDMDDEKLREVFSKYGNAMSIRVMTDDSGKSRGFGFVSFERHEDAQKAVDEMNGKELNGKLIYVGRAQKKVERQTELKRKFEQMKQDRMTRYQGVNLYVKNLDDGIDDERLRKEFTPFGTITSAKVMMEGGRSKGFGFVCFSSPEEATKAVTEMNGRIVATKPLYVALAQRKEERQAHLTNQYMQRMASVRAVPNPVINPYQPAPPSGYFMAAIPQAQNRAAYYPAAGQMAQLRPSPRWATQGVRPQHFQSMPGAMRPSAPRPQTFSTMRPASQVPRMMSTQRVAAQTMGPRPATAAAAAAAPVRGVPQYKYAAGVRNPQQHMTAQPQVAMQQPAVHVQGQEPLTASMLAAAPPQEQKQMLGERLFPLIQNMHPSLAGKITGMLLEIDNSELLHMLESPESLRSKVDEAVAVLQAHQAKEAAQKTVTNSTGVPSV encoded by the exons ATGAACCCCAGTGCTCCTAGTTACCCCATGGCCTCCCTGTACGTGGGGGATCTGCATCAAGATGTGACTGAAGCCATGCTGTACGAGAAATTCAGCCCTGCCGGAGCTATCCTCTCCATTCGGGTCTGCAGAGACATGATCACACGGCGTTCCCTTGGATACGCCTATGTCAACTTTCAACAACCAGCCGACG CTGAGCGCGCACTGGACACCATGAACTTTGACGTGATCAAGGGGCGGCCTGTGCGCATCATGTGGTCCCAGCGTGACCCCTCGCTGAGAAAGAGCGGCGTGGGAAACATCTTCATCAAGAATCTTGACAAGTCCATCGACAACAAGGCCCTGTACGACACCTTCTCCGCTTTTGGCAACATCCTGTCGTGCAAG GTGGTTTGTGACGAGAATGGCTCTAAAGGCTACGGCTTTGTGCACTTTGAGACTCAGGAGGCAGCCGAACGAGCCAttgagaaaatgaatggcaTGTTGCTCAATGACCGAAAAGT ATTCGTGGGTCGCTTCAAATCTCGCAAAGAACGCGAGGCTGAGCTGGGCGCCCGAGCCAAGGAGTTCACTAACGTCTACATTAAGAATTTTGGTGAAGACATGGATGACGAGAAGCTGAGAGAAGTCTTCAGTAAATATG GAAACGCCATGAGTATCCGGGTCATGACGGACGACAGCGGAAAGTCTCGAGGCTTCGGGTTTGTCAGCTTTGAGAGGCACGAAGATGCCCAAAAG gcagtggatgagatgAACGGGAAGGAGTTGAATGGCAAGCTGATCTACGTAGGCCGTGCACAGAAGAAGGTGGAGCGACAGACGGAACTCAAGCGCAAATTTGAGCAAATGAAACAAGACCGCATGACTCGCTACCAG GGTGTCAACTTGTACGTGAAGAATCTGGATGATGGAATTGATGATGAACGCCTGCGAAAGGAGTTCACGCCATTCGGCACCATAACCAGTGCCAAG GTCATGATGGAAGGTGGGCGCAGCAAAGGCTTTGGCTTCGTCTGCTTCTCGTCTCCAGAGGAGGCCACCAAAGCGGTAACAGAAATGAACGGGCGCATCGTAGCCACCAAGCCGTTGTACGTGGCTCTGGCCCAGCGGAAAGAGGAGCGTCAAGCCCACCTGACCAACCAGTACATGCAGCGCATGGCCAGCGTGCGTGCCGTGCCAAACCCAGTCATCAATCCCTACCAGCCAGCTCCTCCCTCGGGCTACTTCATGGCAGCCATACCCCAGGCTCAGAACCGTGCCGCTTACTATCCAGCTGCAGGCCAGATGGCCCAGCTGCGCCCCAGCCCACGCTGGGCCACCCAAGGGGTCCGGCCACAAC acttCCAGAGCATGCCGGGAGCCATGCGTCCCTCAGCCCCACGCCCTCAGACCTTCAGTACCATGAGGCCTGCCTCCCAGGTGCCCCGCATGATGTCCACCCAGCGTGTCG CAGCTCAGACCATGGGCCCCCGTCCAGCCACAGCAGCTGCCGCAGCAGCCGCTCCTGTGCGTGGGGTTCCCCAGTACAAGTATGCCGCGGGGGTCCGCAATCCCCAACAGCATATGACTGCTCAGCCGCAAGTCGCCATGCAGCAG cCGGCGGTTCATGTGCAGGGACAGGAGCCTCTGACAGCCTCCATGCTGGCCGCTGCTCCACCACAGGAACAGAAGCAGATGCTGG GTGAGCGTCTGTTCCCACTGATCCAGAACATGCATCCAAGCCTGGCGGGGAAGATCACCGGCATGCTGCTGGAGATCGACAACTCTGAACTGCTCCACATGCTGGAGTCCCCCGAGTCTCTCCGCTCAAAG GTGGATGAGGCGGTGGCTGTGCTTCAGGCCCACCAGGCCAAGGAGGCTGCGCAGAAGACTGTGACCAATTCAACTGGTGTCCCAAGTGTCTAA
- the LOC139923821 gene encoding polyadenylate-binding protein 1A isoform X2, producing MNPSAPSYPMASLYVGDLHQDVTEAMLYEKFSPAGAILSIRVCRDMITRRSLGYAYVNFQQPADAERALDTMNFDVIKGRPVRIMWSQRDPSLRKSGVGNIFIKNLDKSIDNKALYDTFSAFGNILSCKKDAEHLCSPTNREVSHPKQVVCDENGSKGYGFVHFETQEAAERAIEKMNGMLLNDRKVFVGRFKSRKEREAELGARAKEFTNVYIKNFGEDMDDEKLREVFSKYGNAMSIRVMTDDSGKSRGFGFVSFERHEDAQKAVDEMNGKELNGKLIYVGRAQKKVERQTELKRKFEQMKQDRMTRYQGVNLYVKNLDDGIDDERLRKEFTPFGTITSAKVMMEGGRSKGFGFVCFSSPEEATKAVTEMNGRIVATKPLYVALAQRKEERQAHLTNQYMQRMASVRAVPNPVINPYQPAPPSGYFMAAIPQAQNRAAYYPAAGQMAQLRPSPRWATQGVRPQHFQSMPGAMRPSAPRPQTFSTMRPASQVPRMMSTQRVAQTMGPRPATAAAAAAAPVRGVPQYKYAAGVRNPQQHMTAQPQVAMQQPAVHVQGQEPLTASMLAAAPPQEQKQMLGERLFPLIQNMHPSLAGKITGMLLEIDNSELLHMLESPESLRSKVDEAVAVLQAHQAKEAAQKTVTNSTGVPSV from the exons ATGAACCCCAGTGCTCCTAGTTACCCCATGGCCTCCCTGTACGTGGGGGATCTGCATCAAGATGTGACTGAAGCCATGCTGTACGAGAAATTCAGCCCTGCCGGAGCTATCCTCTCCATTCGGGTCTGCAGAGACATGATCACACGGCGTTCCCTTGGATACGCCTATGTCAACTTTCAACAACCAGCCGACG CTGAGCGCGCACTGGACACCATGAACTTTGACGTGATCAAGGGGCGGCCTGTGCGCATCATGTGGTCCCAGCGTGACCCCTCGCTGAGAAAGAGCGGCGTGGGAAACATCTTCATCAAGAATCTTGACAAGTCCATCGACAACAAGGCCCTGTACGACACCTTCTCCGCTTTTGGCAACATCCTGTCGTGCAAG AAAGATGCAGAACACCTCTGCTCCCCGACTAACAGAGAAGTCAGCCACCCAAAACAG GTGGTTTGTGACGAGAATGGCTCTAAAGGCTACGGCTTTGTGCACTTTGAGACTCAGGAGGCAGCCGAACGAGCCAttgagaaaatgaatggcaTGTTGCTCAATGACCGAAAAGT ATTCGTGGGTCGCTTCAAATCTCGCAAAGAACGCGAGGCTGAGCTGGGCGCCCGAGCCAAGGAGTTCACTAACGTCTACATTAAGAATTTTGGTGAAGACATGGATGACGAGAAGCTGAGAGAAGTCTTCAGTAAATATG GAAACGCCATGAGTATCCGGGTCATGACGGACGACAGCGGAAAGTCTCGAGGCTTCGGGTTTGTCAGCTTTGAGAGGCACGAAGATGCCCAAAAG gcagtggatgagatgAACGGGAAGGAGTTGAATGGCAAGCTGATCTACGTAGGCCGTGCACAGAAGAAGGTGGAGCGACAGACGGAACTCAAGCGCAAATTTGAGCAAATGAAACAAGACCGCATGACTCGCTACCAG GGTGTCAACTTGTACGTGAAGAATCTGGATGATGGAATTGATGATGAACGCCTGCGAAAGGAGTTCACGCCATTCGGCACCATAACCAGTGCCAAG GTCATGATGGAAGGTGGGCGCAGCAAAGGCTTTGGCTTCGTCTGCTTCTCGTCTCCAGAGGAGGCCACCAAAGCGGTAACAGAAATGAACGGGCGCATCGTAGCCACCAAGCCGTTGTACGTGGCTCTGGCCCAGCGGAAAGAGGAGCGTCAAGCCCACCTGACCAACCAGTACATGCAGCGCATGGCCAGCGTGCGTGCCGTGCCAAACCCAGTCATCAATCCCTACCAGCCAGCTCCTCCCTCGGGCTACTTCATGGCAGCCATACCCCAGGCTCAGAACCGTGCCGCTTACTATCCAGCTGCAGGCCAGATGGCCCAGCTGCGCCCCAGCCCACGCTGGGCCACCCAAGGGGTCCGGCCACAAC acttCCAGAGCATGCCGGGAGCCATGCGTCCCTCAGCCCCACGCCCTCAGACCTTCAGTACCATGAGGCCTGCCTCCCAGGTGCCCCGCATGATGTCCACCCAGCGTGTCG CTCAGACCATGGGCCCCCGTCCAGCCACAGCAGCTGCCGCAGCAGCCGCTCCTGTGCGTGGGGTTCCCCAGTACAAGTATGCCGCGGGGGTCCGCAATCCCCAACAGCATATGACTGCTCAGCCGCAAGTCGCCATGCAGCAG cCGGCGGTTCATGTGCAGGGACAGGAGCCTCTGACAGCCTCCATGCTGGCCGCTGCTCCACCACAGGAACAGAAGCAGATGCTGG GTGAGCGTCTGTTCCCACTGATCCAGAACATGCATCCAAGCCTGGCGGGGAAGATCACCGGCATGCTGCTGGAGATCGACAACTCTGAACTGCTCCACATGCTGGAGTCCCCCGAGTCTCTCCGCTCAAAG GTGGATGAGGCGGTGGCTGTGCTTCAGGCCCACCAGGCCAAGGAGGCTGCGCAGAAGACTGTGACCAATTCAACTGGTGTCCCAAGTGTCTAA